Proteins found in one Solitalea lacus genomic segment:
- a CDS encoding CBS domain-containing protein, with amino-acid sequence MIASQLSSDYIPPLRTSDSAQKALDRMAEFRVSHLPIVNEKEFLGLISDRDIAELTDLNEPIGSSGLSTIYQTVNEDQHLFDVIRLIHEQQLTVVPVIDNKNNYLGLITLTTLAEYFAVITAIESPGGIIILELGIRDFSLSEIARIIESEGAMILSSYVKTFNDSTKLELTVKVNKTDLTAILASFQRFNYHIKASFSQVSRSDDTMDRFDSFMNYLNM; translated from the coding sequence ATGATAGCCTCACAATTATCCAGCGATTATATTCCTCCCTTGAGAACATCTGATTCAGCCCAGAAGGCCCTTGATCGGATGGCTGAATTTCGCGTGAGTCATTTGCCTATAGTAAATGAAAAAGAGTTTTTAGGATTAATTTCTGACCGCGATATTGCTGAACTTACAGACTTAAACGAACCTATCGGCAGTTCAGGCCTGTCAACTATCTATCAAACCGTAAATGAAGATCAACACTTGTTTGATGTAATTCGTCTTATTCACGAGCAACAGCTTACTGTGGTTCCGGTTATAGATAATAAGAATAATTACCTTGGTCTTATTACCCTCACCACGCTTGCAGAGTATTTTGCTGTAATTACTGCTATCGAAAGTCCGGGGGGAATCATTATTCTCGAATTGGGAATCCGTGATTTTTCACTTTCTGAAATTGCCCGGATAATTGAATCGGAAGGAGCAATGATTTTGAGCTCATATGTAAAAACCTTTAATGATTCAACTAAGCTTGAACTTACCGTTAAAGTAAATAAGACGGATTTAACCGCAATTTTGGCTTCTTTTCAACGGTTTAATTATCATATTAAAGCATCATTTTCTCAAGTTTCCCGTTCAGACGACACAATGGATCGGTTCGATTCCTTTATGAATTACCTAAATATGTAG
- a CDS encoding alpha/beta fold hydrolase, which produces MSYQLREEDGYRYIDEGTGEVLVLLHGLMGALSNWEPVVNRFSGNYRVIIPVLPLYEMPLLTTGVKTLSKFLHKFVEHLKLNRFTLMGNSLGGHVALIYALNHPEHIKSLVLTGSSGLYENAMGASFPRRESYDYIKEKVAYTFYDPAMATKELVDEVFATVNDRNRVIRILAMAKSAIRHNMEKDLDKISVPVSLIWGKNDKITPPDVAEEFHRLLPDSELNWIDKCGHAPMMEQPEEFNQHLDLFLRKVYSNGKVV; this is translated from the coding sequence ATGAGTTATCAGTTACGAGAAGAAGACGGATACAGATACATTGATGAAGGTACGGGAGAAGTATTGGTTTTATTGCATGGATTAATGGGTGCATTAAGCAATTGGGAGCCTGTAGTTAACCGTTTTTCAGGTAACTATCGTGTAATTATTCCGGTATTACCACTTTATGAAATGCCTCTGCTAACAACAGGGGTGAAAACCCTTTCGAAGTTTTTGCACAAGTTTGTTGAGCACTTGAAGTTAAACAGATTTACGCTGATGGGTAATTCATTGGGTGGACACGTTGCATTGATTTATGCTTTAAATCATCCTGAGCACATTAAATCTTTAGTATTAACGGGAAGTTCGGGGCTGTATGAAAATGCAATGGGAGCATCTTTCCCTCGTCGCGAAAGTTATGATTACATTAAGGAGAAAGTGGCGTACACTTTTTATGATCCTGCCATGGCTACTAAGGAGCTTGTTGACGAGGTTTTTGCAACAGTAAATGATCGAAATCGAGTAATTCGTATTTTGGCAATGGCTAAATCAGCGATTCGTCATAATATGGAAAAGGACTTGGATAAGATCAGTGTTCCTGTGTCTTTGATATGGGGTAAAAATGATAAAATCACACCTCCTGATGTTGCTGAAGAGTTTCATCGTTTGTTACCTGATTCAGAATTGAATTGGATTGATAAATGTGGACATGCTCCAATGATGGAACAGCCTGAAGAGTTCAATCAACATCTTGATTTATTTTTGAGAAAAGTTTATTCGAACGGTAAGGTTGTTTAA